The proteins below are encoded in one region of Hordeum vulgare subsp. vulgare chromosome 3H, MorexV3_pseudomolecules_assembly, whole genome shotgun sequence:
- the LOC123443948 gene encoding uncharacterized protein LOC123443948 isoform X1, with protein sequence MDQGRDPRAENTHQAIFYAYGTYLCGSQQGAQISHQQQWLSSGASNQVPSHGNSWIQHRVYGFNSMHGNAENNAMPTTSFANYNTFDSKEMSLPTNLESDTLNGKSNKISCTLQQPVNTMSQEGHVSYMQLLLAAEQEGAMYGSSQSQQDHLVHTENDTFMITGRYGRSPQQLSQAETGFPAQHSSEVDTQEDPELEPFIDNRFRESLNDLN encoded by the exons ATGGACCAAGGCAGAGATCCAAGAGCAGAGAACACTCACCAGG CTATTTTTTATGCATATGGAACTTATTTATGCGGCTCTCAG CAGGGGGCGCAAATAAGCCACCAACAACAATGGTTATCTTCTGGTGCTTCCAATCAAGTCCCATCCCATGGAAATTCCTGGATACAACACCGAGTGTATGGTTTCAATTCAATGCATGGAAATGCTGAAAATAATGCAATGCCAACAACTTCTTTTGCTAACTACAATACTTTTGACAGCAAAGAG ATGAGCTTGCCTACAAACCTGGAATCAGACACTTTGAATGGCAAGTCCAATAAAATATCTTGTACACTCCAACAACCT gtTAACACCATGTCACAAGAAGGGCATGTCTCATACATGCAGCTGCTCCTAGCTGCTGAACAAGAG GGAGCTATGTATGGATCCTCACAATCACAACAAGATCACCTTGTTCATACCGAG AATGATACATTCATGATAACTGGACGATATGGGAGATCACCACAACAATTGTCACAGGCAGAAACTGGTTTTCCAGCTCAACATTCATCTGAAGTTGATACACAAGAAGATCCAGAGCTTGAGCCGTTTATTGACAACCGTTTCAGAGAAAGCTTAAATGATTTGAACTAG
- the LOC123443948 gene encoding uncharacterized protein LOC123443948 isoform X2 has translation MDQGRDPRAENTHQAIFYAYGTYLCGSQGAQISHQQQWLSSGASNQVPSHGNSWIQHRVYGFNSMHGNAENNAMPTTSFANYNTFDSKEMSLPTNLESDTLNGKSNKISCTLQQPVNTMSQEGHVSYMQLLLAAEQEGAMYGSSQSQQDHLVHTENDTFMITGRYGRSPQQLSQAETGFPAQHSSEVDTQEDPELEPFIDNRFRESLNDLN, from the exons ATGGACCAAGGCAGAGATCCAAGAGCAGAGAACACTCACCAGG CTATTTTTTATGCATATGGAACTTATTTATGCGGCTCTCAG GGGGCGCAAATAAGCCACCAACAACAATGGTTATCTTCTGGTGCTTCCAATCAAGTCCCATCCCATGGAAATTCCTGGATACAACACCGAGTGTATGGTTTCAATTCAATGCATGGAAATGCTGAAAATAATGCAATGCCAACAACTTCTTTTGCTAACTACAATACTTTTGACAGCAAAGAG ATGAGCTTGCCTACAAACCTGGAATCAGACACTTTGAATGGCAAGTCCAATAAAATATCTTGTACACTCCAACAACCT gtTAACACCATGTCACAAGAAGGGCATGTCTCATACATGCAGCTGCTCCTAGCTGCTGAACAAGAG GGAGCTATGTATGGATCCTCACAATCACAACAAGATCACCTTGTTCATACCGAG AATGATACATTCATGATAACTGGACGATATGGGAGATCACCACAACAATTGTCACAGGCAGAAACTGGTTTTCCAGCTCAACATTCATCTGAAGTTGATACACAAGAAGATCCAGAGCTTGAGCCGTTTATTGACAACCGTTTCAGAGAAAGCTTAAATGATTTGAACTAG